Within Marinomonas mediterranea MMB-1, the genomic segment CTTTCATTATAATCGGCGTGCCTTTTGAGGCAGACTGATAAGCCACGCCGCCACCCATAATACCCGCACCAAGTACTGCGGCCTGTTTTACCGGATCCGCTCCTTTGGAGAAAGTACCGGCTGCTTTCTTAACGTATTGATCGTTCAAAAACAGGTTAACCAATGATTTTGCTACCGGCGTTTTTGCCACTTTAACAAAACCTTTGATTTCTGTTTCACAGGCTTTTTCGATAGTCTGACTTACGTTTTTTTCCATCGTTTTGATGGCCGCCATCGGCGCTGGGTAGTGTTTACCCGCTTTGGCTCCGACCACGCCACGCACGGATTCAAATACCATCATTTTTTCTATCGGAGAAAATACCATCGGCGCGCGAAGCTCTTCTCGACGAGCCATGACATCGAGCTTCCCATCGATCACATGCTGGATAAGGTGTCGCGCTGACGTAACGACCTTTTCGACTGGCACAACCGCATCGACCGCTCCATCCTTCAACGCATCTTCACTGCGCTTTTGAGCGCCGCCACAAATCCATTCACAAGCGTTATCTACACCAATCAGACGAGGTAATCGAACCGTTCCACCCCAACCAGGGTAAATTCCAAGCTGAGTTTCAGGCAGTCCGATCTTCGCTTTTTGCGCCATAACTCGGTAATCGCACGCTAGACAAAGCTCCATCCCTCCGCCTAAAGCAATCCCATTTATTGCAGCAACCGTCGGAAAAGGAAGATTAGATATATCTGAAAAGATCTGATGCGCATCGCGCAACTTATCTGACAACTCTTCGTCCGATAGTTTGAACCAGTTCACAAATTCTGTGATGTCGGCGCCGACAACAAATACATCTTTAGCGCTGTTAATGATGAGGCCTTTAACATCGGGCTCTTGCTTGAGTGAGTCAACCGCTTCGGCAAGTTCGTTAAGCGTGAGGCTGTTAAACTTATTTACCGAATCCCCTGCAAGGTCCAAGGTTAACGTCGCAACACCGTCTGCCTCTTTCGTCACCTTGAGAGCTTGTCCGTCATAGATCATGATGGTCTCCGTTATTCTTATTTTACGTCTTAGGATTAAATGAAAAAGCGAATGAGCAATTCACATCAACAGCAAAAAGTAACCTCTAAAGGTTACTTTCCAACTCTGGTACAGCGTCAAACAAATCTGCCACAAGACCGTAATCGGCAACTTGAAAGATTGGGGCTTCTTCGTCTTTATTGATCGCAACAATGACCTTCGAGTCTTTCATACCAGCAAGGTGCTGAATCGCTCCAGAAATACCAACAGCAACATACAAATCTGGTGCAACCGTTTTGCCGGTTTGACCGACTTGCATATCGTTGGGAACAAAGCCTGCATCAACCGCAGCGCGTGATGCGCCTATGGCTGCACCAAGTTTGTCAGCCACCCCTTCAAGAAGAGCAAAATTGTCACCGCTGCCCATACCGCGCCCACCCGAAACAATGACGCTGGCGGCCGTCAACTCTGGACGGTCAGACTCAACCAACTGATCTGAAACGAATCGACTTTGATCAGATTCAATCACTTGATTAAGCGTCGCAATGTCAGCACTGCCGCCTTCTGCTGGCGCCGCATCAAACCCCGTTGCACGCACAGTAATCACTTTCACTGAATCTGATGACTTCACGGTAGCAATGGCGTTACCTGCATAAATTGGGCGCACAAAGGTATCGACGCTTTCTACTTTGATAATGTCTGAGATCTGTGCGACATCAAGCAGCGCAGCAACACGTGGTAGCAAATTTTTACCCGTCGTGGTGGCAGGCGTCATGACATGGCTATAGTCCGATGCAAGCTCGACCACTAATTTGGCAATATTTTCTGCCAACTGATGTTCATAAGCCGCATTGTCGGCAACCAATACTTTAGAGACACCCGCTACCTTTTGAGCTTGATCTGCAACGTCACTGCATTGGCTACCAGCGATCAAAACATGAACATCACCATCAATTTCAAGCGCAGCCGTGATCGAGTTTAGAGTCGCAGGTTTAAGAGTTGAATTATCGTGTTCGGAAATGACTAAAACGCTCATGCTATCACCTTCGCTTCGTTCTTAAGTTTGTCTACTAGCTCGGATACTGATCCTACTTTGACGCCGCCACTGCGTTCTGGTGGTGGGGTTACCGACACAATCTCCAGAGTGGATTTTATTTCCACACCGAGGTCTTCTGGCGTTTTTACATCAAGCGGTTTACGTTTCGCTTTCATAATATCGGGAAGTTTCGCGAAACGCGGTTCATTGAGACGCAGGTCAGTGGTAATAACCGCGGGTAATTTAACCGCCAAGGTCTGTAGCCCACCGTCTACTTCACGAGTGACGATGGCTTCACCACCTTCAATGGCGACTTCCGAAGCGAACGTTGCTTGCGGAGCATCTAACAGAGCTGCAAGCATTTGACCCGTCTGATTATTGTCTGAATCAATGGCTTGCTTACCCATGATCACTAAATCCGTACCTTCCTCTTTTACTATTTTGGACAATAATTTAGCGACAGAAAGAGAATCCAATGCATCCTCAGCCTCAACTTGAATAGCACGATCAGCGCCGAGTGCTAAAGCAGTGCGAAGTGTCTCTTGGCACGCCTTTGACCCGATGGAAGCAACGATGATTTCAGAAACCACGCCCTTTTCTTTTAATCGAATCGCTTCTTCAACTGCGATTTCACAAAAAGGGTTCATCGACATTTTTATGTTTGTTAGATCGACCGCAGAGTGATCGGGTTTAATACGGACCTTAACGTTGTAGTCAATGACCCGTTTTACAGCAACTAGTATCTTCATAAGCCCCTCTAATTTTTATTTAAGCTCAGTCCGAGAACGATTAACCATTCAAACTTTAGCAGATGTTGGTACTGAGCTGATCTACATTATGTTGACGATCAACTCGGTAATCTATAGTTATTAAATACTAGCTGGGATACGACTTTCCTCAATAACAAAAAAGCGCCTGTTGACTAACAAAAAATGTCATTGGAGGAAATTTCAACGCGGATCGTTTGATTTACAGGGGGTAAACAGCAGAAAAAGAGAGAGGAATGGCGTTGAGGTATGAACATTTTCCTTCAACGCCATTTTTAAGAGTGTTAAAAATAATACATCAGTGAGACGTGGCCATTGAGCCAGTCCGACTGATTCGTCTTAATATATTGGGTTTCGCCTCTTAGCTGAAGATCATCAGACATCATAAGGCCGACACCCGCAGAAAAACGGTGCGTTGCATCAGATAAACGCTTTGTGTCACTCCAATATTGATAACCGGTATAAAATGAGCTTTTTTGACCTTGAATAAGCCATCGCACTTCAGGCCCAACCTCTGTCAAATAGCCATGCTTATACTCGTTGTCAATTGATGCACTGGCATTTAGGAACACCGCCACCAACCCTTGACCATAAGTGTATGTTGCGCCGACTCCGCCCTGTAAGTTGAATACGAGCTCGTCGGATTGTCGTATATCATGTATTAAACTGGCATTTACTTTCCACGATTTCGGTGTCATTAAGGCCGTTCTTGGAGACATAGACATGATGTTAACGAAGTTCAAATAGTCCAACTCAACGTCCATCTCGTCGTTTACTCTCAAAGCACCACCGAGCATGGAAAGTTCCGCACCCGGTAAGTAGCCATCGATCGGGTCTAAAACATCGTGATACGATGGTCGGTATTCCAGTCTTCCAAACCCTTTGTCGTCTCTTACTAGTCCTCCAAAAGACACCCTTTGAGTTTTATGCCCTTCGTCGTCTCGTTTTTCTGGTGTTGGCATATCCATAAAGACTGATCGTGCGCCCATTTTACTTCTCAGGGACAACAACTTTATCGAACGACTGCTCAGATGGCTAAGAGAGGATTTCTTCCTAGCCGATAAATAGCGACTGTATTCGTATGCCACCTCGATGATGCGCGTTTGATCGTAGTTGCCATAAGCCTCTAAATCACTTAAATCAAGCTCTACGCTTTCAACTAATTGTTTTGCAATTGAAACTTGACGTTCACTCAACTCGTCCATCATATAGTTCATACGATTCATAACAGACGGTCGATAGGTTGTATCGGCTAACAACCCGTTGGCGTTTAATGCTCGTACCGTATCAACAGGAATAGCCCAAATGTCGAACGAATCAGCCAATCCAGGGCCCTCTACCGCCGCATCCAATAGCGTCAGTAATTGATAGGAGCAGTTTTCAGAGAAGAAATAATAATCAAAGTGCGCGGATTGCACTTCCCATATGTGACGTAAAAATTGGTCAAGTTCAGTTTGAGATAACTTAAGTTCATATTCCCAAATATCTCGGCTTTCAAGGAAACTATACTCTTTCACTTTTTGATAATAAGGCATGATTGACGCGACGCCAGGGTAGCCTCCGGTAAGCCCTTTGTAGGTAAAGACAAGCTCATTATCATTGGGATCAGTATTCGCTGCAAAGTTAACCGCGGAATCAAGTAAAGGGTTGTTGTTTCCACGTTTTTTCACACGAAACAAGGTATGTCCATACATTGAAGACGGGCTGTTTAAATATGCAGCAGGAAACACCAAATACAACTTTTCGCCATTTAAGTCGTCAAACCACTTATTAAATTCAGGACAATCTACATCAATAAAAGGCACGTCGGGCATTTTGTTCTTTAGCCAAACCAAGCGAGCGGGGAAACGACACTGTGCCGCTTTAACATCTGGGTTAAGAGCGAGCTGTTCGTCTTTAGACTTCTGAAAAAACTCAAAGGTATGTTCTAGTTCAGAAAGCGGATCCTGACTTCCATCAGAAGATAAGAAAAAGCGCCCATCGTCTATTTGGCTGCCATTATCAAAGTTGATCCCGACGCGATGATAATGCAGTAAGTCTCGCCATTGTGGATCCTGAGACAGTGTTTCTAAATTCATTGAATGGGTATTGACACTAATCAACATACTAAAAAATACAGTCGTCAATAGCGTGAACAGGTTTGCGAACTTTGGTTTGATCAACATAGGGCGAAGCGCATTAAAGTAAAAAGAATAGGCATAAAAAAGCGCTAGTAAGTAGAGTTTATCTACTTCTAGCGCTTTTCAAAATATAGGTTAAATTAACCTAGGTATTTAGCAAGCTCTGGAGATTGCTCCATCACGTCAACAATCTCTTGGTACGCTGACGCAGACGTTACATCTGCAGATGCGAAGATCGAATCAAAGTTAGATTGCATAGCATCTTCAAATACTTTTTGATCTTGAGACTCAACACCAATCAATTGGCTAAGAGCAGCAAGTGTTTCGCCGTGACCTTTTGCAGAATCAACCGCTAAAGGCTCCAAGTTATCATTAATGAAAACAGCAACACTGCTAGAGAATGGGCCATTTGCGTCTTCACAACCTAACGTACCAGACGTCATACCGAACGTTTGGTTACCAGAAGTGCCGTTAGTTGTTGCAGCAAGTACATGCTCGTACCAAGCATTTGCATCGCTAAAAACTTGAGAACCTAGACCACAACCAGCAGGACCGTGGCCACCAGCAGCGAAAGAAGAAACAGAAACAGTTGCCAGAGCGGCAGAAAGGATAAGCTTTTTCATAATACTCCCTATATCCATAATATAAATTTAAAATCCATTTGCAGCGACTACATCTTAATAATCCATCAATATAGCCCCTAACAGATTGCGATTATATCTACCTGCTTCTCTGTGTAAAAGAACTTTGTCTTATTTTCGAAATATTTTCGATTTTGTATAAAACACACTCAAAAAATAATGATTAACCTAGGGAAGGTGTGAAAAAGTCCACTGACTTCAGCGTGTGGATAACTCATCTTTATTCGAGGCAAGTTTCGCCGTCCAATATTGAGCATATTGGCAAGAAAGTTAACAAAGAATTAAAGAGAGCTTAGTCCACGCCCTTTGGGTCTTTCAGAGAAACAGCCTATCTTCGTTAAGAGTGATTGAAAGGTATTAACATTCCTGCTCACTCTCGCCTTAATAGGCTGTTTCTCTGATAAGACTGAAGTTCATAAGACTTATTCGTACCTTCCCTAGAAAGTTGATTAAACGTTAAGGAAGGTACGAATAAGAAAGCGTTATCCACACGCTTAAGCCAGTGGACTTGTTCACACCTTCCTTAAGCCTTTGGCCGAGAAAGGAATGCGCTAAAAGCAGCACTTGCTTCACGAGACTTTAACCGCTCTTTAAAGATTCGAGCCTCTCTCATAAGTGCCATCTGAACATCATCTTGGCCCCGATACTTCAGTAAATCTTTCGATAGAATAACGGCCTCACGAGGCAAAGTCGCAACTTTATGGGCCAATGCTTTGGCTAAATCCAACGCTTCTCCAGACTCACATACTTTATTAACCAACTTATAATCTAATGCTTCTAAGCCACTAATTTCTTCCCCCAATACCAACACCTCAAATGCATGCTGGTGGCCAACCAATTTGGGCAACAAATGACTAGAGGCCGCTTCAGGTACTAACCCCAATTGAACAAATGGAAACTTCAATACCGCCTCGCGCGCGGCAACCACTAAATCGCAGTGCAACAACATCGTTGCGCCAATACCCACTGCTCGTCCTTCCACGGCGGCGATTAACGGTTTTTTATAGCTCGTTAGTATTTGTAAGAATGCGAGCGTACTGGCCATTTTATCGGGGGAGTGAGCAATTGAAATAAACTCATTAATATCATTGCCCGCAGTGAAATCTTCACCTTCACCATGTATCAGCGTCACTCTGACATTGTCGTTTGCCTCAGCAGAATGAAGGAAGTCACTCATCTGTTGATACATATCGAGTGTAATCGCGTTCTTTTTTTCAGGTCGATTAAAACGAAGATACTGAACACCGTCTTCAATAAGTTCAACGATATGTTCCGACATGTAAGACTCCAATTCGAGAAGTGTTTGAGTGCGTTATAGAAAGTTAGACTTGCTTACAGCACCCTTAATTGAGGCGCTCTGATCACGTGCAATACCGAACAATTCTATGAGTGCCAAGCTCTACTCAGCTTGGCACTCAACATGAAGGATATGACTTCTAGAGACAAAAGCCCTAAACTCAAGATCAAGCTGATTGATCTTCCTCACGAAGCGCCCTCCTCAACACCTTACCGACGTTTGTTTTTGGAAGCTCTTTACGTACTTCAACAAACTTCGGTACCTTATAAGGCGTTAAATGTTCTTTGCAGTATGCTCTGATATCTCCTGTCGAAGGCTCTTTCTCTGCATTCCTTAAGACGATAAACGCCTTCACCGCTTCCCCTGTTTTATCGTCCTCTACACCAATCGCAGCGGCTTCCAAAACATCGGGATGGGAACACAACACATCTTCAATTTCAGTCGGATAGACATTGAACCCAGAAACAATGATCATATCCTTGGCTCGATCAACAATCTGCAAATAACCGTCGTCGTGAATCACGGCAATATCACCGGTAATAAGAAAGCCGTCTTTCGTCATCACATCACGCGTTGCTTCTTCCTGTTGCCAATAACCCTTCATGACTTGAGGTCCACTAACACACAAGACACCCGGCTCACCTTGAGGAGATTCAAGGCCTTCTTCATCAATCACTTTTACTTTTGTTTCATCAACAGGCAAGCCGATCGTACCGACTTTTTCATATCCGATAGGGTTAAACGACACAACAGGAGAGGTTTCTGTTAATCCGTACCCTTCGACCACCTGACAACCCGTTAACTCTTTCCATTGATCCGCAGCAGCGTGTGTTAGAGGCATCCCCCCTGAACACGTTATTTTTAGATTAGAGAAGTCAACGGCTTTGAAATCATCTCGATTGCACAAGCCAACAAACAAAGTATTGAGACCGACAAAGCCCGTAAACTTCCATTTATTCAACTCTTTAACGAAGTTCGGAAGATCTCTAGGATTTGGAATTAAGACGGTATGACCACCT encodes:
- a CDS encoding electron transfer flavoprotein subunit alpha/FixB family protein, producing the protein MSVLVISEHDNSTLKPATLNSITAALEIDGDVHVLIAGSQCSDVADQAQKVAGVSKVLVADNAAYEHQLAENIAKLVVELASDYSHVMTPATTTGKNLLPRVAALLDVAQISDIIKVESVDTFVRPIYAGNAIATVKSSDSVKVITVRATGFDAAPAEGGSADIATLNQVIESDQSRFVSDQLVESDRPELTAASVIVSGGRGMGSGDNFALLEGVADKLGAAIGASRAAVDAGFVPNDMQVGQTGKTVAPDLYVAVGISGAIQHLAGMKDSKVIVAINKDEEAPIFQVADYGLVADLFDAVPELESNL
- a CDS encoding electron transfer flavoprotein subunit beta/FixA family protein, with the translated sequence MKILVAVKRVIDYNVKVRIKPDHSAVDLTNIKMSMNPFCEIAVEEAIRLKEKGVVSEIIVASIGSKACQETLRTALALGADRAIQVEAEDALDSLSVAKLLSKIVKEEGTDLVIMGKQAIDSDNNQTGQMLAALLDAPQATFASEVAIEGGEAIVTREVDGGLQTLAVKLPAVITTDLRLNEPRFAKLPDIMKAKRKPLDVKTPEDLGVEIKSTLEIVSVTPPPERSGGVKVGSVSELVDKLKNEAKVIA
- a CDS encoding Lnb N-terminal periplasmic domain-containing protein encodes the protein MLIKPKFANLFTLLTTVFFSMLISVNTHSMNLETLSQDPQWRDLLHYHRVGINFDNGSQIDDGRFFLSSDGSQDPLSELEHTFEFFQKSKDEQLALNPDVKAAQCRFPARLVWLKNKMPDVPFIDVDCPEFNKWFDDLNGEKLYLVFPAAYLNSPSSMYGHTLFRVKKRGNNNPLLDSAVNFAANTDPNDNELVFTYKGLTGGYPGVASIMPYYQKVKEYSFLESRDIWEYELKLSQTELDQFLRHIWEVQSAHFDYYFFSENCSYQLLTLLDAAVEGPGLADSFDIWAIPVDTVRALNANGLLADTTYRPSVMNRMNYMMDELSERQVSIAKQLVESVELDLSDLEAYGNYDQTRIIEVAYEYSRYLSARKKSSLSHLSSRSIKLLSLRSKMGARSVFMDMPTPEKRDDEGHKTQRVSFGGLVRDDKGFGRLEYRPSYHDVLDPIDGYLPGAELSMLGGALRVNDEMDVELDYLNFVNIMSMSPRTALMTPKSWKVNASLIHDIRQSDELVFNLQGGVGATYTYGQGLVAVFLNASASIDNEYKHGYLTEVGPEVRWLIQGQKSSFYTGYQYWSDTKRLSDATHRFSAGVGLMMSDDLQLRGETQYIKTNQSDWLNGHVSLMYYF
- a CDS encoding DUF3015 domain-containing protein — protein: MKKLILSAALATVSVSSFAAGGHGPAGCGLGSQVFSDANAWYEHVLAATTNGTSGNQTFGMTSGTLGCEDANGPFSSSVAVFINDNLEPLAVDSAKGHGETLAALSQLIGVESQDQKVFEDAMQSNFDSIFASADVTSASAYQEIVDVMEQSPELAKYLG
- a CDS encoding enoyl-CoA hydratase-related protein, yielding MSEHIVELIEDGVQYLRFNRPEKKNAITLDMYQQMSDFLHSAEANDNVRVTLIHGEGEDFTAGNDINEFISIAHSPDKMASTLAFLQILTSYKKPLIAAVEGRAVGIGATMLLHCDLVVAAREAVLKFPFVQLGLVPEAASSHLLPKLVGHQHAFEVLVLGEEISGLEALDYKLVNKVCESGEALDLAKALAHKVATLPREAVILSKDLLKYRGQDDVQMALMREARIFKERLKSREASAAFSAFLSRPKA
- a CDS encoding AMP-binding protein, with translation MPNEHAVTACFEPGLAVPVSLNPQNFQTILEVLTSSCEKFKDLPAFSCMGRTLTYRELNEKSDQFAGYIQNHTDLQVGDRIAIQLPNVLQYPVVVFGALKAGLVIVNTNPLYTPKELEHQFNDSGVKALVVLANMAHTVEKIVHKTGIKHLIITELADFHPPVKRVLINSVVRYIKKMVPDYSLPEAKRLNDVLALGKGLPLRKVKGEQKDIVALQYTGGTTGVAKGAMLTNANLISNMHQLSFRLKEHLKEQEELFIAPLPLYHIYAFLIHGLTLFERGGHTVLIPNPRDLPNFVKELNKWKFTGFVGLNTLFVGLCNRDDFKAVDFSNLKITCSGGMPLTHAAADQWKELTGCQVVEGYGLTETSPVVSFNPIGYEKVGTIGLPVDETKVKVIDEEGLESPQGEPGVLCVSGPQVMKGYWQQEEATRDVMTKDGFLITGDIAVIHDDGYLQIVDRAKDMIIVSGFNVYPTEIEDVLCSHPDVLEAAAIGVEDDKTGEAVKAFIVLRNAEKEPSTGDIRAYCKEHLTPYKVPKFVEVRKELPKTNVGKVLRRALREEDQSA